The nucleotide sequence CGCCAACGCCATTGATGAGACCGAGCTTGAGGACATGGTCTCCGACACCCACATCGTCAACCCGGGCCCGGCCAAGATGGAGGACGGCGTGGTTGGGAAGTCCTCCAGCGGCTCCTCAACCGGAAGCGATGACATGGTCTGACCCGCCGGTCCCTGACGCGACCGCGCAGGCACTTGCACGCAACGCCGTCAGCCGCCCCCGTACCCGCCCCGCCGGTACGGGGGCGGCGGCATGGTCAGCGTTTCGTACACTGCCCGCATGGCTACACCCGAACTCAACGCCGCAAACCAAGTATCCGGAACTTCCCTGGACGAGCCGGCGCCCGCCTTCGACGCCACGCGCACTATCGCCGAGTTTGACGCCCTGACCCCCGAAGTCATGCGGAAACGCGGATCGCTGAAGTGGACCATGTATCCCGGGGACGTGATCGGCGCGTGGGTGGCCGAGATGGATCTGGGCACTGCCCCGTCGGTTACTGCGGTTCTTCACCGCGCGGTCATGGACGGCTCCTACGGCTACCTGCCGCCGCGAGTCGCCGAGTCCGTAAGCGAGCAGACCGCCCGCTTCCAGGGTGAGGCCTTCGGCTGGCAGGTGGACGCGCAGGACGTGAGCCTGCTGCCGGACGTGCTGTCCGCCCTGGGCGCCGTGATCGCCCACCACACCCGCCCGGGCAGCGCCATAATCGTGCCGACCCCGGCCTACATGCCGTTCCTGTCCTATCCCGGCCTGTACGGGCGCGAATGCGTGCAGGTACCGTCCCTGCGCACCGGGACCACCGACTCCGGTGCCGCCTGGGCGCTGGACCTGGACCGCATTGAGGCGGCGATGGCCGCCGGCGCCGGCCTGCTGGTGCTGTGCAACCCCTGGAACCCGGTGGGGCGGGTGCTGTCGCCCGCCGAGCTGGACGCCGTCGCCGAGCTGTCCGCCCGCTACCGGGTGCCGGTCTTCGCCGACGAGATCCACAACGCCCTAATCCTGGACCCGCAGGCCGTGCACACCCCCTATGCCTCGCGCCCCGGCACCGACCCCGATCTGACCTTCACCGCCACCGCCGCCTCCAAGGGGTGGAACACTCCCGGCCTGAAGTGCGCGCAGCTGATCGCCTCCGCCGGGGCGCGGCAGGCCTGGGATGACAGCCCCCTGTCCAAGCACCTGGCCAATGAGGCGTCGCTGCTCGGCGCGCAGGCGACCGTGGCCGCGCTTGCGGACGGGCAGGAGTGGATTGACTGCGTGCGCGGATACATACGCGCCAATGCGCAGCTCGCGGAGCAGGCGCTGGCGGACGTGGAGGGCGTGGAGATCACGGTGCCGTCCGGCACATACCTTGCCTGGCTGGACTGCTCCGGGCTGCCCCTGCCCGAGGACGTCACCCCGGCCGAGGTCTTCCGCCGCGAACCCGGGGTCGTCATGAACGACGGCGCCGCATTCGGATCCGGGTACGAGCGTTTCTGCCGACTCAACCTGGCCACGGGCCGGCGGATCGAGGAGCAGACCGTGCAGCGCCTGGCCGACGCCGTCGCCCGGCTCACGGCCTGAGGCAGCAGGGCCCGGCGGCCGTGATACGGGCCACCGGGCCCTGCCCGGGTCTCAGCGGCGCACCACGGGATTGCCGAAGGCGCCGATGCCCTCCACTGCTACCTCGACGCGCTGGCCGGCGCGGATCTCGCCGACGCCGGCCGGCGTGCCCGTTAGCACGACGTCACCAGGCAGCAGCGTGAACACACCTGAGACGTAGGCAATCAATTCAGGAACCGGGCGGATCATGTCCGCGGTGGTCCCCTCCTGCACGATGCTCCCGTCAACGCGCGCACGCACTACGGCGTCGGCGGGGTCGAAGCCGGCGCCCCCAGGCTGCGGGATCTCGATCCAGGGGCCCAACGGGCAGGAGGTGTCAAAGGCCTTGGCACGCGTCCAGGTCTCGTCCGCGCGCTGGCAGTCCCGGGCTGAGACGTCATTGGCAACTGTGTAGCCGAGAATCGCGGCAGCTGCTTCACGCGGCGTGGCGTCCTTGACGATCGACTTGATGACAACGGCAAGTTCCGCCTCGTAGTGGACCTCATTGGACCATGCGGGCAGGACGATTGGGGCATCGGGGCCGATCACCGAGGTGTTCGGCTTGATGAACACAATGGGCTCGGCCGGGGCGGCCCCGCCCATCTCGGCGGCGTGGGCGGCGTAGTTCTTTCCGATCCCCACCACCTTGGAGCGCGGTATGACCGGGGAGACCAGGCGTGCCTCCGAGAGGGGGATGACCTCCCCGGTGGCTTCGGGAGCCGTGTACAGGGGGTCGCCCTTGAGTACGAGGAGGCGGCCGGAGGACTCGCCGGTGGGGGTGGCCTCCCCGGCCGGTAGTCCGTCAACGATGCCGTAGCGGAGTTCGTCTCCCGTGGAGAAGCGCGCGATCTTCATGGGATGACCCTAGAGGATTGACGCGCCCGCGGGGGAGACGACTTCCACGGTCCAGGTCGCGCCGGCGCAGCCGCCGGACTCAGCCAAGCGTGGCGCCCGAGCCGTCGTCGCCCGTGACGGGAACGGGAGCGGCCTCGCGCCGGACGGCGGCAGCCTCGGTCCACACGTCATCGGGCAGCTCGGCAGGCAGGTACGGGTTACCGGTGGACACGAAGTAGATCCTGTCCCGCACGCCCGCGCGGACCTCGCGCTGCTGCTGCTCCCAGTCACGCAGGGCGCCGAAGGCCCATCTACCCAGGAGCACCACCGAGATGATGTTGATGATCGCCATGACACCCATGGCTACGTCGGAGAGGTTCCACACGAAGGACAGGGACGCGACCGAGCCCAGCGCAGCGGCCACCACGATCATGGCCCGCACGCCGTAGTGGCTACGGCCCATGCCGCGCAGGAAGTCCATGTTGACCTCCGCGTAGGCGTAGTTGCCCAGGAGCGAGGAGTAGGCGAATACGAACACTACCGCGGCCATCAGGTACTTGGCCCAGGGGCCGAGCACGGCACTGACGGAGTTGACGGTCAGGGTACCGGCGGCATCCATACTCGCAGTGGCGGGGTCGTATACGCCGGACAGCAGGATGATCAGGGCGGTGGCGGTGCAGACCACGATGGTGTCTACGAACACGCCCATTGACTGGATGAACCCCTGCTGCACGGGGTGGTGCACCGTGGCGGTGGCGGCCGCGTTCGGGACGGACCCCTCGCCGGCCTCGTTGGAGAACAGGCCGCGCTTGATGCCGTTCAGGGTTGCGGCCATGAAGCCGCCGCCGATTCCCCAGAAGGCCTGGTCCAGTCCGAATGCACCCTTGAACACCGAGCCCAGGGCCGCGGGGATGGCGCCAACGTTGAGCACCAGGATGACCACGGCGATAATGACGTAGATCAGCGCCATGAGCGGAGCCAGCCACTCGGTGATGGCGGCCACCCGCTTGATGCCCTTGAACACCACCGGCGTGGTGATCAGCACCAGGACAATGGCCGTCTGCCAGGGCTCAACGTCGAATGTGCCCTTGAGGACATTGGAGATGGCATTGGCCTGGGTGGCCTCATAGGCAAAGCCGAACACGAAGGTGATTACGACGGCGAAGACGCTGGCCACCGTCCTGGATCCCAGGCCCTTGTGGATGTAGTAGGCGGGCCCTCCGCGGAAAGTGCCGTCCGGGTGGGCCACTTTGAACAGCTGGGCGAGCGTGGACTCTACGAAGCCGGTGGCCATGCCAACCAGCGCCACCACCCACATCCAGAACACGGCGCCCGGCCCGCCCATGGTGATGGCAATGGCGACGCCCACGATGTTTCCGGTACCCACGCGGGAGGCCAGTCCCACGGTGAAGGCCTGGAATGAGGACATGCCCTCGCCGACGTCGCCCCGGGAGACGGTAATGGCGCGCAGCATCTGTGGGAACAGCCGCACCTGCAACCCGCGAGTGCGGAGGGTGAACCACAATCCCGCGGCTAGCAGCAGCCATGCGAGCAGTTGCCCGTACAGGTGATCGGAGATGTTCTCGAGTACGGCGGCGGGCTCGTCGAAGAAGCCGGCGGTCGGCAGGAGCATGGGGTTCATAGGTCTCCGGACGTAGTCGGGATGCGCCAGTGGGAGGGCGCGGGCCGGTCCCTTGGGACAGGCACTTGTCAGTTGCATCCGTCCCGGCACCGCAGGCGCCGAAGCCTGGGCTGAGACGGTAGCGCAACACACTGTATTGACTTCAGCGCGTCACGTGCCCGCAATGTATGCGATCTCATATGCCACCCGGGCCCAGGAGGGCCGCCGCGAGAAGCCGTGGTACAGCGTCCGCCGCGTCCCGCGGAATCAGTATCCCCAGCCTCCGCGAGTCGCTTGTCCCGGCGCGGAGGGCGTGTAGGCGCCGGAGGCATCCCAGACGTCTCCGGGCAGCGCGTGGGGCAGATACGGGTTGCCGACCGCGGAGAAGCTGATCTCCGCGTGTGTCTGCGCCCCCGCGAGTACGCGGGCGCGCTGCGCCTCCCAGTCGCGCAGCACACCGACCACCCACGGCGTCAGCACCACCAGGGCGATCAGGTTCAGCACGGCCCCGATACCCAGGAGCACATCGGCCGCGGTCCAGACGGTGCTCAGGGCCGCCGCTCCCCCGATGCCGGTGCAGGCCACGGCGGCAGCCCGCAGCGTGGTCGTGGCCCAGGGGGCCCGGGTCAGGTAGT is from Actinomyces sp. 432 and encodes:
- a CDS encoding MalY/PatB family protein, whose product is MATPELNAANQVSGTSLDEPAPAFDATRTIAEFDALTPEVMRKRGSLKWTMYPGDVIGAWVAEMDLGTAPSVTAVLHRAVMDGSYGYLPPRVAESVSEQTARFQGEAFGWQVDAQDVSLLPDVLSALGAVIAHHTRPGSAIIVPTPAYMPFLSYPGLYGRECVQVPSLRTGTTDSGAAWALDLDRIEAAMAAGAGLLVLCNPWNPVGRVLSPAELDAVAELSARYRVPVFADEIHNALILDPQAVHTPYASRPGTDPDLTFTATAASKGWNTPGLKCAQLIASAGARQAWDDSPLSKHLANEASLLGAQATVAALADGQEWIDCVRGYIRANAQLAEQALADVEGVEITVPSGTYLAWLDCSGLPLPEDVTPAEVFRREPGVVMNDGAAFGSGYERFCRLNLATGRRIEEQTVQRLADAVARLTA
- a CDS encoding fumarylacetoacetate hydrolase family protein → MKIARFSTGDELRYGIVDGLPAGEATPTGESSGRLLVLKGDPLYTAPEATGEVIPLSEARLVSPVIPRSKVVGIGKNYAAHAAEMGGAAPAEPIVFIKPNTSVIGPDAPIVLPAWSNEVHYEAELAVVIKSIVKDATPREAAAAILGYTVANDVSARDCQRADETWTRAKAFDTSCPLGPWIEIPQPGGAGFDPADAVVRARVDGSIVQEGTTADMIRPVPELIAYVSGVFTLLPGDVVLTGTPAGVGEIRAGQRVEVAVEGIGAFGNPVVRR
- a CDS encoding alanine/glycine:cation symporter family protein; protein product: MNPMLLPTAGFFDEPAAVLENISDHLYGQLLAWLLLAAGLWFTLRTRGLQVRLFPQMLRAITVSRGDVGEGMSSFQAFTVGLASRVGTGNIVGVAIAITMGGPGAVFWMWVVALVGMATGFVESTLAQLFKVAHPDGTFRGGPAYYIHKGLGSRTVASVFAVVITFVFGFAYEATQANAISNVLKGTFDVEPWQTAIVLVLITTPVVFKGIKRVAAITEWLAPLMALIYVIIAVVILVLNVGAIPAALGSVFKGAFGLDQAFWGIGGGFMAATLNGIKRGLFSNEAGEGSVPNAAATATVHHPVQQGFIQSMGVFVDTIVVCTATALIILLSGVYDPATASMDAAGTLTVNSVSAVLGPWAKYLMAAVVFVFAYSSLLGNYAYAEVNMDFLRGMGRSHYGVRAMIVVAAALGSVASLSFVWNLSDVAMGVMAIINIISVVLLGRWAFGALRDWEQQQREVRAGVRDRIYFVSTGNPYLPAELPDDVWTEAAAVRREAAPVPVTGDDGSGATLG